One part of the Paracoccus sp. MBLB3053 genome encodes these proteins:
- a CDS encoding MFS transporter has product MTDVAEVMQHRRAWRNIVVLIVAQATLGAQLSMIFIVGGLTGQMLSPNPCIATLPLSMLVLGSALSARPLAGFMARHGRRAGFLLACAISALGAGLAAWSMISGNFWLFTLSGLFTGAYMAAQGFFRFAATDCAPPEMQSRAISWVLAGGLVAAFTGPALVRMTAELTAVPFLATYATIVGLNLLAPIIFAFLDIPKPASRAHDSPRGRSFGELSRDPQILVAVICAMVSYALMNLVMTSAPLAIVGCGFHTSDAANIVSGHVLAMFAPSFFTGHLIARFGASRIVMLGLVILAGAGAVALSGVELTHFYATMILLGLGWNFGFIGATSMLTRAYRPEERERVQGLNDAAVFGGVFLASLSSGGLMNCMGGSAQTGWSAVNLAMLPFLVLAGGALLWLMLRPRRLAN; this is encoded by the coding sequence ATGACGGACGTGGCGGAGGTCATGCAGCACCGTCGCGCCTGGCGCAATATCGTCGTTCTTATCGTCGCGCAGGCTACGCTCGGTGCGCAGCTTTCGATGATCTTCATCGTCGGTGGCCTGACCGGCCAGATGCTGAGCCCGAACCCCTGCATCGCGACGCTACCATTGTCGATGCTCGTTCTTGGCTCTGCCCTTTCGGCACGACCGCTGGCGGGTTTCATGGCCCGCCATGGCAGACGTGCAGGGTTTCTGCTTGCCTGCGCCATTTCTGCACTTGGCGCCGGGCTTGCCGCCTGGTCGATGATTTCGGGCAATTTCTGGCTGTTCACGCTAAGCGGTCTGTTCACCGGCGCCTACATGGCCGCGCAGGGCTTCTTCCGATTTGCCGCAACGGATTGCGCTCCTCCCGAGATGCAATCGCGCGCAATCTCATGGGTGCTGGCGGGTGGGCTTGTGGCGGCCTTCACCGGCCCTGCGCTGGTGCGCATGACTGCCGAACTGACCGCAGTGCCCTTTCTTGCCACCTATGCCACGATCGTCGGATTGAACCTGCTTGCGCCGATCATTTTCGCCTTTCTCGACATCCCGAAGCCCGCTTCGCGGGCGCATGATTCTCCGCGCGGGCGCAGTTTCGGCGAGTTGAGCCGCGATCCGCAAATCCTCGTCGCAGTAATATGTGCGATGGTGTCCTACGCGCTGATGAATCTGGTGATGACCTCGGCCCCGCTCGCGATCGTGGGTTGCGGCTTTCACACTTCTGACGCTGCAAACATCGTGTCGGGCCATGTGCTTGCCATGTTCGCCCCTTCATTCTTCACCGGACACTTGATCGCACGGTTCGGGGCCTCACGGATCGTCATGCTGGGTCTGGTGATCCTTGCGGGTGCGGGGGCAGTCGCTCTGTCGGGCGTCGAACTCACGCATTTCTATGCCACGATGATCCTCCTCGGGCTTGGCTGGAACTTCGGCTTCATCGGCGCGACCTCGATGCTGACCCGCGCCTATCGCCCCGAAGAACGGGAACGCGTCCAGGGCCTGAACGATGCTGCCGTGTTTGGCGGCGTGTTCCTTGCCTCGCTTTCGTCGGGTGGGCTCATGAACTGCATGGGCGGTTCCGCGCAAACCGGCTGGAGCGCCGTGAACCTTGCCATGTTGCCCTTCCTCGTTCTCGCCGGCGGGGCGCTGCTGTGGCTGATGCTGCGCCCCCGAAGGCTGGCCAACTGA
- the eda gene encoding bifunctional 4-hydroxy-2-oxoglutarate aldolase/2-dehydro-3-deoxy-phosphogluconate aldolase: protein MTPEIQSQKSRALCELAPVIPVLVVSDASRAEGLASALVAGGLPVLEVTLRTPAALDVIREMSKVAGGHVGAGTVLSPDDAKRAKDAGASFAVAPGATDRLVHACEEIGLPLLPGAVTASEVMRAMEYGYSMLKFFPAEAAGGAKSLKALAGPLPQVSFCPTGGVTPTNAADYLALPNVICVGGSWISPDADVAAGNWQAIEQRAREAASLR from the coding sequence ATGACGCCCGAGATCCAGTCGCAGAAAAGCCGCGCCCTTTGCGAACTTGCCCCCGTCATTCCGGTTCTGGTCGTGTCCGATGCTTCGCGGGCCGAGGGATTGGCGAGTGCACTTGTCGCCGGCGGGCTTCCGGTGCTTGAAGTGACCCTCCGCACCCCGGCAGCGCTCGACGTGATCCGGGAAATGTCCAAGGTCGCGGGGGGGCATGTCGGCGCTGGCACCGTGCTTAGCCCCGATGACGCGAAGCGGGCAAAGGATGCGGGCGCAAGTTTCGCAGTAGCGCCCGGCGCAACGGACCGGCTGGTTCATGCCTGCGAGGAGATTGGTCTGCCACTTCTGCCTGGCGCCGTCACGGCGTCCGAGGTGATGCGGGCAATGGAATACGGCTATTCGATGCTGAAATTCTTTCCGGCCGAGGCCGCTGGCGGCGCGAAATCGCTCAAGGCGCTTGCGGGGCCCCTGCCCCAGGTCAGCTTCTGCCCGACGGGTGGCGTGACGCCCACCAATGCGGCAGACTATCTTGCCCTGCCCAATGTCATCTGCGTGGGTGGTAGCTGGATCTCGCCAGATGCGGATGTGGCCGCCGGCAACTGGCAAGCGATCGAACAGCGCGCGCGGGAGGCCGCATCCCTTCGATGA
- a CDS encoding ABC transporter substrate-binding protein: protein MHHLSLRALLLATAVSLAPAAFAETPADTLVVAAQIDDIISLDPAQSFEFSGNDVDNNLYDRLVDFDPMDLEAGFKPSLAESWEVSDDGKTITLMVRDGVTFHSGNPVRAEDAAWSLQRAVKLNKSPAFILNQFGFTPENVDEMVSFDGNKVILKLDQPYAQSFVLNCLASNVASVVDKETVMGHAEGEDFGNTWLSTNEAGSGPYTLQAWRPNEAVQLTAYEEYWQGAPAMKRVIVRHVQESSAQRLLLEQGDIDVARNLTPTDVDGISGNDELTVGTEPRGRILYMGLNQKDPLLSKPEVVEAMKYLVDYSGMENSFLKGQFKTHQNFLPEGYLGASDENPWTYDVEKAKQILSDAGITSGTVKTAVRDIREYVDVAQTLQASMAQAGLTLEIQQMTGAQVLDSYRARQVPIFIGEWGPDYADPNTNASTFAYNPNNADDAKLSYLAWRNAWAVPDDMNKATIAATIEGDTDKRVQMYLDIQKEFRDIAPIIPLFQRIEQAGLQKNVKNWNAGGAVSSVFYRQVTKD, encoded by the coding sequence ATGCACCACCTTTCGCTTCGCGCGCTCTTGCTTGCGACTGCCGTTTCGCTTGCTCCTGCCGCATTTGCCGAAACCCCGGCCGACACGCTGGTCGTGGCGGCACAAATCGACGACATCATCAGTCTCGACCCTGCCCAAAGCTTTGAATTTTCGGGAAATGACGTCGACAACAACCTATACGACCGTCTCGTGGATTTCGATCCGATGGATCTTGAGGCCGGCTTCAAACCGAGTCTCGCCGAAAGCTGGGAGGTCAGCGACGACGGCAAGACCATCACCCTGATGGTTCGGGACGGCGTGACGTTTCATTCGGGCAATCCCGTCCGGGCCGAGGACGCGGCCTGGTCATTGCAGCGGGCGGTCAAGCTGAACAAGTCGCCCGCCTTCATCCTGAACCAGTTCGGTTTCACCCCGGAAAACGTGGATGAAATGGTCAGCTTCGATGGCAACAAGGTCATTCTGAAGCTTGATCAGCCCTATGCTCAGTCTTTCGTGCTGAACTGCCTTGCCTCGAACGTGGCTTCGGTCGTCGACAAGGAAACCGTCATGGGCCATGCGGAAGGCGAAGACTTCGGCAATACCTGGCTGTCGACCAATGAAGCGGGGTCAGGCCCCTACACCCTTCAGGCATGGCGTCCGAACGAAGCGGTCCAGCTGACTGCCTACGAGGAATACTGGCAGGGCGCTCCGGCGATGAAGCGTGTCATCGTGCGTCATGTTCAGGAAAGCAGCGCACAGCGCCTTTTGCTTGAGCAGGGCGATATCGACGTGGCCCGGAACCTGACCCCGACGGATGTGGATGGGATTTCGGGCAATGACGAACTGACCGTCGGGACCGAGCCGCGCGGACGGATCCTCTATATGGGTCTGAACCAGAAAGATCCGCTGCTGTCGAAGCCCGAAGTCGTCGAGGCGATGAAATATCTCGTCGATTATTCGGGAATGGAGAACAGCTTCCTCAAGGGCCAGTTCAAGACGCACCAGAACTTCCTGCCCGAGGGCTATCTTGGTGCCTCGGACGAAAATCCCTGGACCTATGATGTAGAGAAAGCAAAACAGATCCTGTCCGACGCTGGAATTACTTCGGGCACGGTGAAGACTGCGGTTCGTGACATCCGCGAATATGTCGACGTGGCACAGACCCTGCAGGCCTCGATGGCACAGGCCGGCCTGACACTGGAAATCCAGCAGATGACGGGCGCGCAGGTTCTCGATTCATATCGGGCGCGCCAGGTTCCGATCTTCATCGGCGAATGGGGGCCGGACTATGCCGACCCGAACACGAACGCGTCGACCTTTGCCTACAATCCGAACAACGCGGATGACGCGAAGCTGTCCTATCTCGCATGGCGCAACGCTTGGGCCGTGCCGGATGACATGAACAAGGCGACGATTGCGGCCACCATCGAAGGCGATACCGACAAGCGCGTCCAGATGTATCTCGATATCCAGAAGGAATTTCGCGACATCGCGCCGATCATCCCGTTGTTCCAGCGCATCGAACAGGCCGGCCTGCAAAAGAACGTCAAGAACTGGAATGCCGGTGGGGCGGTCAGTTCGGTCTTCTACCGCCAGGTCACGAAGGACTGA
- the purD gene encoding phosphoribosylamine--glycine ligase has product MNILILGSGGREHALAWAIRQNPKCDRLFVAPGNAGMEPLAELADLDILSGSAVIGFCEENAIDLVVIGPEAPLAAGVADDLRAAGILAFGPSAAAARLEASKSFTKEICDACAAPTAAWARFDAAEPARSYIAEKGAPIVVKADGLAAGKGVTVAMTEAEAIAAIDDAFGGAFGDAGAEVVIEEFMSGEEASFFILCDGKDCLPIGTAQDHKRVGDGDTGPNTGGMGAYSPAPILSQEIQDAVMAEIVRPTVVEMARRGTPFQGILYAGLMIENGRARLVEYNVRFGDPECQVLMMRLGAQALDLILACAEGRLAETAVTWADDHALTVVMAAKGYPGSYEKGSEIANLETVAEDSAHMVFHAGTTRKDGRIVANGGRVLAATGRGATLAEAHARAYELADGIEWSGGFYRRDIGWRAL; this is encoded by the coding sequence ATGAATATCCTGATCCTCGGCAGTGGCGGACGCGAACATGCGCTGGCTTGGGCAATTCGGCAAAACCCGAAATGCGACCGGCTGTTCGTTGCGCCGGGCAACGCGGGGATGGAGCCCCTGGCAGAGCTGGCCGATCTTGACATCCTGTCGGGCAGCGCCGTGATCGGCTTCTGCGAGGAAAATGCGATCGACCTCGTTGTGATCGGACCAGAAGCGCCGCTTGCCGCGGGCGTGGCAGATGACCTGCGTGCGGCGGGTATCCTCGCCTTTGGACCTTCGGCCGCCGCAGCACGGCTTGAAGCCTCGAAAAGCTTCACCAAGGAAATCTGCGATGCCTGCGCCGCACCCACGGCTGCCTGGGCGCGCTTTGATGCCGCTGAGCCAGCGCGTTCCTATATTGCCGAAAAGGGTGCCCCCATCGTGGTCAAGGCCGATGGTCTCGCGGCCGGCAAGGGCGTGACCGTTGCCATGACCGAAGCCGAGGCGATCGCCGCGATCGACGACGCGTTTGGTGGAGCCTTTGGCGATGCAGGTGCCGAAGTCGTCATCGAGGAGTTCATGTCGGGCGAGGAAGCCAGCTTCTTCATCCTCTGCGATGGCAAGGACTGCCTGCCCATCGGCACGGCTCAGGACCACAAGCGGGTGGGCGACGGCGATACTGGCCCGAATACCGGGGGGATGGGCGCTTATTCCCCTGCCCCGATTCTCTCGCAGGAAATTCAGGACGCGGTCATGGCCGAGATTGTCCGCCCGACAGTGGTCGAAATGGCGCGGCGCGGCACGCCCTTCCAGGGGATACTATATGCCGGTCTGATGATCGAGAACGGCCGCGCGCGGCTGGTGGAATACAATGTCCGCTTCGGCGACCCTGAATGCCAGGTGCTGATGATGCGCCTGGGCGCTCAGGCGCTTGACCTCATCCTTGCCTGCGCCGAAGGGCGTCTGGCAGAAACTGCCGTGACCTGGGCCGATGACCACGCGCTGACGGTTGTCATGGCCGCCAAGGGCTATCCCGGCAGCTACGAGAAGGGCAGCGAAATAGCCAATCTCGAGACCGTGGCCGAAGATTCCGCTCATATGGTTTTCCACGCCGGAACCACGCGCAAGGACGGCAGGATCGTCGCAAACGGCGGTCGGGTCCTTGCGGCAACCGGCCGGGGCGCGACACTGGCCGAAGCCCACGCCCGCGCATATGAACTCGCCGACGGGATCGAATGGTCGGGCGGCTTCTACAGGCGCGACATAGGCTGGCGCGCCCTTTGA
- a CDS encoding glutathionylspermidine synthase family protein, with the protein MDKPALPERPNWRDEADRLGFTFADMNGAPYWDETSAYRFTLREIEEDIENPSTELHAMCREAVANVISSEEWMERLAIPSEHRDFIATSWKRNDPELYGRLDLAYDGSGPAKLLEYNADTPTSLYESASYQWLWFEEQQKRSVLSADADQFNGIHEALVARFSTICEPGEDVHFAADASNPEEYATVETLAWAAREAGLGAHFCDLAQIGLTEEGQFADEQSRVIGTLFKLYPWEDMLRDEFATHLGPSGTRFIEPPWKALLSNKGLLPLLWDMFPGHPNLLPAFFLEDVRDALAGGSPSPSIAAAFAAARDQLAAGHVTKPIFSREGAGVTIYERGHATAFTRDDSYSHHPMILQALAPMPEFGGFHPVIGAWIVGETCCGIGLREDRARITHNMSRFKPHFIEG; encoded by the coding sequence ATGGACAAACCCGCACTGCCCGAGCGCCCGAATTGGCGGGACGAGGCCGACAGGCTCGGCTTTACCTTCGCCGACATGAACGGCGCGCCCTATTGGGACGAAACCAGCGCCTATCGGTTCACGCTGCGCGAGATCGAAGAAGACATCGAAAATCCGTCGACCGAATTGCATGCCATGTGCCGCGAGGCCGTCGCGAACGTGATTTCCAGCGAAGAATGGATGGAGCGTTTGGCAATTCCATCCGAACATCGCGATTTCATCGCCACGAGTTGGAAGCGGAATGATCCCGAACTCTACGGGCGACTCGACCTGGCCTATGACGGCAGTGGGCCTGCGAAGCTGCTGGAATACAATGCAGACACCCCCACCTCGCTTTACGAATCGGCTTCCTACCAGTGGCTCTGGTTCGAGGAGCAGCAAAAGCGATCTGTGCTGAGCGCCGATGCCGACCAGTTCAACGGCATTCACGAAGCGCTCGTGGCCCGTTTCTCCACGATCTGCGAGCCAGGCGAGGATGTCCATTTCGCAGCCGACGCGAGCAACCCCGAGGAATATGCTACTGTCGAAACCCTCGCCTGGGCCGCTCGCGAAGCCGGGCTCGGGGCGCATTTCTGCGATCTCGCCCAGATCGGCCTGACGGAGGAAGGCCAGTTTGCCGACGAACAGTCGCGAGTGATCGGCACGCTCTTCAAGCTTTATCCTTGGGAAGACATGCTGCGTGATGAGTTCGCGACCCATCTCGGCCCGTCGGGCACACGCTTCATCGAGCCGCCATGGAAGGCGCTGCTGTCGAACAAGGGGCTCCTGCCCTTGCTATGGGACATGTTTCCGGGCCATCCGAACCTTCTCCCCGCCTTCTTCCTCGAAGATGTTCGCGACGCACTGGCCGGCGGAAGCCCCTCGCCATCGATCGCGGCTGCTTTTGCAGCGGCCCGTGATCAGCTTGCAGCGGGGCATGTCACGAAGCCGATCTTTTCGCGCGAAGGAGCTGGTGTCACGATCTATGAGCGGGGTCACGCGACGGCCTTCACGCGCGACGACAGCTATTCGCACCATCCAATGATCCTGCAGGCGCTTGCACCTATGCCGGAATTTGGCGGTTTCCACCCCGTCATCGGCGCCTGGATCGTGGGCGAAACGTGCTGCGGCATCGGGTTGCGCGAAGATCGCGCCCGCATCACCCACAACATGTCGCGCTTCAAGCCGCATTTCATCGAAGGATAG
- the xseA gene encoding exodeoxyribonuclease VII large subunit — protein sequence MELFEDEPAGNNAHEYTVSEISGAVKRVLEGEFGRVRVRGEIGRVSRPGSGHLYFDLKDDRSVIAAVTWKGQAARLATRPEEGIEVIATGRLTTFPGQSKYQLIVDEIEPAGAGALMMMLEKRRKALAAEGLFDETRKRALPYLPRVIGVVTSPSGAVIRDILHRLRDRFPTRVVIWPVAVQGEACAPQVTAAIQGFNALDPAGVIPRPDLIIVARGGGSLEDLWGFNEESVVRAAAASRIPLISAVGHETDTTLIDFASDRRAPTPTAAAEIAVPVRAELAARLNESAARMIRASQSQHQRQRQRLTDLARALGRPQALTAPARQRFDLIGERLEPALRGFVRMRRERLNALPLSLSSLRGNMRNRRERLDEQSRRLPLVLVRDVARRRDRFEELGARLVRARTRMLADAARNTQRDRVAVAVLARRLDAARARILAPRRDLLERIDRLRQTLGYTETLRRGFAVVHASGGLVTTAQEAQQTPRFEIEFADGRIGARPEGPPSRSSTRKDSPSGGQKSLF from the coding sequence ATGGAACTGTTCGAAGACGAGCCCGCGGGCAACAATGCGCATGAATATACGGTTTCCGAGATTTCGGGGGCGGTCAAACGCGTTCTCGAAGGGGAGTTCGGCCGTGTTCGCGTGCGCGGCGAGATCGGTCGCGTGTCGCGCCCAGGTTCGGGGCATCTCTATTTCGATCTCAAGGACGATCGTTCCGTGATCGCGGCAGTGACCTGGAAAGGGCAGGCGGCGCGGCTCGCGACACGCCCGGAAGAGGGGATCGAGGTCATCGCCACCGGCCGCCTCACCACCTTTCCGGGCCAGTCGAAATACCAGCTGATTGTCGACGAAATCGAGCCCGCCGGTGCAGGCGCGCTGATGATGATGCTGGAAAAACGCCGCAAGGCACTGGCCGCCGAAGGGCTTTTCGACGAAACCCGCAAGCGGGCGCTGCCTTATTTACCTCGGGTGATCGGGGTTGTCACCTCTCCCTCGGGCGCCGTGATCCGCGACATCCTGCACAGGCTGCGTGATCGCTTTCCGACCCGCGTGGTGATCTGGCCCGTCGCGGTACAGGGCGAGGCTTGCGCGCCTCAGGTCACGGCCGCGATCCAGGGGTTCAACGCGCTTGATCCGGCAGGGGTTATTCCGCGCCCTGACCTGATCATCGTGGCGCGTGGCGGGGGCAGCCTCGAGGATCTTTGGGGCTTCAACGAAGAATCCGTGGTGCGCGCTGCGGCGGCAAGCCGGATTCCCCTGATCTCGGCCGTGGGTCACGAGACGGATACCACGCTTATTGATTTTGCCTCGGACCGGCGTGCACCGACCCCGACCGCCGCTGCCGAGATCGCGGTTCCCGTTCGGGCAGAACTGGCGGCGCGCTTGAATGAAAGTGCTGCGCGCATGATCCGCGCGAGTCAGTCGCAGCATCAACGCCAGCGCCAGCGACTGACGGATCTGGCCCGGGCACTAGGGCGCCCACAGGCTCTGACAGCACCCGCGCGCCAGCGCTTCGACCTGATTGGCGAGCGGCTCGAACCTGCCCTGCGCGGCTTCGTACGGATGCGGCGTGAGCGTCTGAATGCGTTGCCGCTTTCGCTGTCTTCCTTGCGCGGTAATATGCGCAACCGCCGCGAACGCCTGGATGAGCAGTCCCGCCGCCTGCCGCTAGTCCTTGTTCGCGATGTCGCGCGCCGTCGCGATCGGTTCGAGGAACTGGGCGCGCGTCTGGTCCGCGCCCGGACGCGGATGCTTGCCGACGCCGCGCGCAACACCCAGCGCGACCGGGTGGCGGTGGCTGTGCTTGCACGCCGTCTCGACGCGGCCCGGGCGCGTATCCTCGCGCCGCGTCGCGACTTGCTGGAACGTATCGACCGACTGCGTCAGACCCTGGGCTATACCGAGACATTGCGCCGCGGGTTTGCGGTCGTCCATGCCTCCGGCGGGCTTGTCACCACCGCGCAGGAGGCCCAGCAAACGCCGCGATTCGAAATCGAGTTCGCGGATGGCAGAATTGGCGCGCGGCCGGAAGGCCCGCCTTCGCGATCCTCGACCCGGAAAGACTCTCCGAGCGGCGGACAGAAGTCGCTGTTCTGA
- a CDS encoding DUF1190 domain-containing protein, translating into MTRKRSRHVALVLAGTATLALAGCKDDRVEAQAFPDLDSCIAASQENGLWFTEDDCRKNFAAAQKDFVETAPRYASKELCEQEHGAGNCGDDPAAQQSGGGFSFMPLLMGYMMGSMMSRGGGIFSQPMVRSANGSYTTPRGEQSFANNSGKGKVSPQTFQRAPTTLGKPPMTAAQVNQRGGFGASSTARPAAGGSRSMGG; encoded by the coding sequence ATGACACGCAAACGTTCACGCCATGTCGCGCTGGTCCTGGCTGGAACCGCCACTCTGGCCCTGGCAGGCTGCAAGGACGACCGGGTCGAAGCCCAGGCCTTCCCCGATCTCGACAGTTGCATCGCCGCAAGCCAGGAAAACGGCCTCTGGTTCACCGAAGACGATTGCCGCAAGAATTTCGCGGCGGCGCAGAAGGATTTCGTCGAAACCGCCCCGCGTTACGCATCGAAGGAGCTTTGCGAACAGGAACACGGCGCGGGGAATTGCGGCGACGATCCGGCAGCTCAGCAGTCGGGCGGGGGCTTTTCCTTCATGCCCCTTCTGATGGGCTACATGATGGGCTCGATGATGTCGCGCGGGGGCGGGATCTTTTCCCAGCCCATGGTCCGAAGCGCGAATGGCAGCTACACCACGCCGCGGGGCGAGCAGAGTTTTGCGAACAATTCCGGCAAGGGAAAGGTGTCCCCCCAGACGTTCCAGAGGGCGCCGACAACCCTCGGCAAACCGCCGATGACAGCCGCGCAGGTCAACCAGCGGGGCGGATTCGGCGCGAGCTCGACAGCGCGTCCCGCCGCCGGTGGCAGCCGGTCGATGGGCGGCTAA